In a genomic window of Streptomyces sp. SJL17-4:
- a CDS encoding cytochrome bc complex cytochrome b subunit, whose translation MSTVTDTKKAPAGERVADWADGRLGIYTLAKANMRKIFPDHWSFMLGEICLYSFLIIILTGVYLTMFFHPSMNEVEYVGPYVPLQGQLMSEAFNSTMHISFEVRGGLLIRQIHHWAALIFLAGMFVHMMRVFFTGAFRKPREINWLFGFLLFFLGMFTGFTGYSLPDDLLSGTGVRFMQGAILSVPVVGTYLSMFLFGGEFPGGDFVARFYSAHVLLLPGIMLGLVVAHLILVFFHKHTQFEGPGRTNKNVVGMPLLPVYMAKAGGFFFLVFGVIAVISAIASINPIWALGPYRPDQVSTGAQPDWYMGFAEGLIRVMPGWEINLWGHTLVLGVMIPLAIFPAVLAAIAVYPFIESWITGDKREHHIAQRPRNAPTRTGFGVAWITAYMIMLVGGGNDLWATHFHLSLNSITWFVRIFFFVGPVIAFIVTKRICLGLQRRDKDKVLHGRESGIIKRLPHGEFVEIHEPLSQGELHRLTAHEQYDAAELPPAVDENGVERKIGRMEKLRVKLNKGYYGDDSQIAKPTVEEYKEIQSGHGHH comes from the coding sequence ATGAGCACCGTGACCGATACGAAGAAAGCGCCCGCCGGTGAGCGGGTCGCCGACTGGGCCGACGGACGCCTGGGGATCTACACGCTGGCCAAGGCCAACATGCGGAAGATCTTCCCGGACCACTGGTCCTTCATGCTCGGCGAGATCTGCCTCTACAGCTTCCTCATCATCATCCTGACGGGCGTCTATCTGACGATGTTCTTCCACCCGTCGATGAACGAGGTGGAGTACGTCGGACCGTACGTCCCGCTCCAGGGACAGCTGATGTCCGAGGCGTTCAACTCGACGATGCACATCTCGTTCGAGGTCCGCGGTGGTCTGCTCATCCGGCAGATCCACCACTGGGCGGCGCTGATCTTCCTCGCCGGCATGTTCGTGCACATGATGCGCGTGTTCTTCACGGGCGCGTTCCGCAAGCCGCGTGAGATCAACTGGCTGTTCGGCTTCCTGCTGTTCTTCCTGGGCATGTTCACCGGCTTCACCGGTTACTCGCTCCCGGACGACCTGCTCTCCGGCACCGGTGTCCGCTTCATGCAGGGCGCGATCCTGTCCGTGCCGGTCGTCGGCACGTACCTGTCGATGTTCCTGTTCGGCGGGGAGTTCCCCGGCGGCGACTTCGTGGCCCGGTTCTACTCGGCCCACGTCCTGCTGCTGCCCGGCATCATGCTCGGCCTCGTGGTGGCCCACCTCATCCTGGTGTTCTTCCACAAGCACACGCAGTTCGAGGGCCCCGGCCGTACGAACAAGAACGTCGTGGGCATGCCGCTGCTGCCGGTCTACATGGCCAAGGCCGGAGGCTTCTTCTTCCTGGTCTTCGGTGTCATCGCGGTCATCTCGGCGATCGCCTCGATCAACCCGATCTGGGCGCTCGGCCCGTACCGGCCGGACCAGGTGTCCACCGGCGCCCAGCCCGACTGGTACATGGGCTTCGCCGAGGGTCTGATCCGTGTCATGCCGGGCTGGGAGATCAACCTCTGGGGCCACACGCTGGTCCTGGGCGTGATGATCCCGCTGGCGATCTTCCCGGCGGTCCTCGCGGCGATCGCGGTCTACCCGTTCATCGAGTCGTGGATCACCGGCGACAAGCGCGAGCACCACATCGCGCAGCGCCCGCGCAACGCTCCGACGCGCACCGGCTTCGGTGTCGCCTGGATCACCGCGTACATGATCATGCTCGTGGGTGGTGGAAACGACCTCTGGGCGACCCACTTCCACCTGTCGCTCAACTCGATCACCTGGTTCGTGCGGATCTTCTTCTTCGTCGGCCCGGTCATCGCGTTCATCGTCACCAAGCGGATCTGCCTCGGCCTCCAGCGCCGCGACAAGGACAAGGTGCTGCACGGTCGCGAGTCCGGCATCATCAAGCGCCTGCCGCACGGTGAGTTCGTCGAGATCCACGAGCCGCTCAGCCAGGGCGAGCTGCACCGCCTCACCGCGCACGAGCAGTACGACGCGGCGGAGCTTCCGCCGGCCGTCGACGAGAACGGCGTGGAGCGCAAGATCGGGCGCATGGAGAAGCTCCGGGTCAAGCTCAACAAGGGCTACTACGGCGACGACAGCCAGATCGCCAAGCCCACGGTCGAGGAGTACAAGGAGATCCAGAGCGGCCACGGCCACCACTGA
- the trpD gene encoding anthranilate phosphoribosyltransferase, whose protein sequence is MSAATPAGGPTSAGRSWPVVLEGLLTGRDQSAEDTAWAMDRILRGEATDAQIAGFAVALRAKGETVDEITGLVRTMYEHANTIEVPGPSVDIVGTGGDGAKTVNISTMSAIVVAGTGAKVVKHGNRAASSASGASDVLEKLGVNLQLTPRRVAEVAEEAGITFCFAVKFHPALRHVAAARKELGIRTTFNFLGPLTNPARVKAQATGVADARMAPIMAGVLAERGSSALVFRGDDGLDELTTTATSRVWVVRDGAVREEAFDPRDVGIDLVPVEALRGADASYNADVARRLLAGETGPVRDAVLLNSAAALTALTPGEGTLAEQIRAGMEKAAEAIDSGEARRALERWIAASNA, encoded by the coding sequence ATGAGCGCTGCGACCCCCGCTGGAGGACCTACGTCGGCGGGCCGCTCCTGGCCCGTCGTCCTGGAAGGTCTGCTGACCGGCCGCGACCAGAGCGCCGAGGACACCGCCTGGGCGATGGACCGGATCCTGCGCGGCGAGGCCACCGACGCCCAGATCGCCGGCTTCGCGGTCGCCCTGCGCGCCAAGGGCGAGACGGTCGACGAGATCACCGGCCTCGTCCGCACCATGTACGAGCACGCGAACACGATCGAGGTGCCCGGCCCGTCCGTCGACATCGTCGGCACCGGCGGCGACGGCGCCAAGACCGTCAACATCTCCACCATGTCCGCGATCGTCGTCGCCGGCACCGGCGCGAAGGTCGTCAAGCACGGCAACCGGGCCGCGTCCTCCGCCTCCGGCGCCTCCGACGTCCTGGAGAAGCTCGGCGTCAACCTCCAGCTGACCCCGCGGCGGGTCGCCGAGGTCGCCGAGGAGGCCGGGATCACCTTCTGCTTCGCGGTGAAGTTCCACCCCGCGCTGCGTCATGTCGCCGCCGCCCGCAAGGAACTCGGCATCCGGACCACCTTCAACTTCCTCGGTCCGCTCACCAACCCGGCCCGGGTCAAGGCCCAGGCCACCGGTGTCGCCGATGCCCGGATGGCGCCGATCATGGCCGGGGTGCTCGCCGAGCGCGGCTCCTCCGCCCTCGTCTTCCGCGGCGACGACGGGCTGGACGAGTTGACCACCACCGCCACCTCGCGGGTCTGGGTGGTCCGCGACGGCGCGGTGCGGGAGGAGGCCTTCGACCCCCGGGACGTCGGCATCGACCTCGTACCGGTGGAGGCCCTGCGCGGTGCGGACGCCTCGTACAACGCCGATGTCGCCCGCCGACTGCTCGCGGGGGAGACCGGTCCGGTACGGGACGCGGTGCTGCTCAACTCGGCGGCGGCGCTGACCGCGCTCACGCCGGGCGAGGGCACCCTGGCGGAGCAGATCCGGGCCGGCATGGAGAAGGCCGCCGAGGCGATCGACTCCGGCGAGGCCCGCCGGGCCCTGGAACGCTGGATCGCCGCCAGCAACGCGTGA
- a CDS encoding aminotransferase class V-fold PLP-dependent enzyme, whose protein sequence is MSARPAAPTTAVAESAVAEAADPCCAAPLPVLGRDVTVPLVTGGEVTYAALDYAASAPALQRVWDDVAAYAPYYGSVHRGAGYLSQLSTDLFENSRATVAEFLDCRPGDQVVFTRSTTDSLNLLAATLPADCQVFVFETEHHASLLPWRDARVTYLNAPRTPEQAVATLERALADRDPYGPALVCVTGASNVTGELWPVKELAAAAHAHGARIVLDAAQLAPHHPVSVQELDVDWIAFSGHKLYAPFGSGVLAGRADWLQDSEPYLAGGGASRKVARRADGGVDVEWHTTAARHEAGSPNVIGVYSIASACKALTEAGFDQLVAREQHLIDTVRAGLVEVPEVKVLSLFGDEAPRVGVISFVVEGWNSSHFAAALSAEYGIGVRDGLFCAHPLVRTLLGSDPQDPGECGAPEAAPGERSLNAIRVSFGAGTPDEHVERFVGAVKELVRDGAQWNYRTEDGRCVPDRG, encoded by the coding sequence ATGTCCGCACGCCCTGCCGCCCCCACCACCGCTGTCGCCGAGTCCGCCGTCGCCGAGGCCGCCGACCCCTGCTGCGCCGCCCCGCTCCCCGTGCTCGGCCGGGACGTCACCGTCCCGCTCGTCACCGGCGGCGAGGTGACCTACGCGGCGCTCGACTACGCGGCCAGCGCGCCGGCCCTCCAGCGGGTCTGGGACGACGTCGCCGCCTACGCCCCCTACTACGGCAGCGTCCACCGCGGCGCCGGGTACCTCTCCCAGCTCTCCACCGACCTCTTCGAGAACAGCCGCGCCACCGTCGCCGAGTTCCTCGACTGCCGCCCCGGCGACCAGGTCGTCTTCACCCGCTCCACCACCGACTCCCTCAACCTGCTCGCCGCCACCCTCCCGGCCGACTGCCAGGTCTTCGTCTTCGAGACCGAGCACCACGCCTCGCTCCTCCCGTGGCGGGACGCCCGGGTCACCTACCTCAACGCCCCGCGCACCCCCGAGCAGGCCGTCGCGACCCTGGAGCGCGCCCTCGCCGACCGCGACCCTTACGGCCCCGCGCTGGTCTGCGTCACCGGCGCCTCCAACGTCACCGGTGAGCTGTGGCCCGTGAAGGAGCTCGCCGCCGCCGCGCACGCGCACGGCGCCCGGATCGTGCTCGACGCCGCCCAGCTCGCGCCCCACCACCCGGTCTCCGTCCAGGAGCTCGACGTGGACTGGATCGCCTTCTCCGGGCACAAGCTGTACGCGCCCTTCGGCTCCGGCGTCCTCGCCGGCCGCGCCGACTGGCTGCAGGACTCCGAGCCCTACCTCGCGGGCGGCGGCGCCTCCCGCAAGGTGGCCCGTCGGGCCGACGGTGGTGTGGACGTGGAGTGGCACACCACCGCGGCCCGGCACGAGGCCGGCTCCCCGAACGTCATCGGCGTCTACTCCATCGCCTCCGCCTGCAAGGCGCTCACCGAGGCGGGCTTCGACCAGCTGGTCGCCCGCGAGCAGCACCTGATCGACACGGTCCGCGCGGGCCTCGTCGAGGTGCCCGAGGTCAAGGTGCTCTCGCTGTTCGGCGACGAGGCGCCCCGCGTCGGCGTCATCTCCTTCGTCGTGGAGGGCTGGAACAGCTCCCACTTCGCCGCCGCGCTCTCCGCCGAGTACGGCATCGGCGTCCGTGACGGTCTCTTCTGCGCCCACCCGCTGGTCCGCACGCTGCTCGGCAGCGACCCGCAGGACCCGGGCGAGTGCGGCGCCCCCGAGGCTGCCCCCGGCGAGAGGTCGCTCAACGCCATCCGGGTGAGCTTCGGCGCGGGGACGCCGGACGAGCACGTGGAGCGGTTCGTCGGCGCCGTGAAGGAACTCGTCCGCGACGGCGCGCAGTGGAACTACCGTACCGAGGACGGCCGCTGCGTCCCGGACCGCGGCTGA
- a CDS encoding Lrp/AsnC ligand binding domain-containing protein has translation MITAIVLIKTSVDRIPEIAESIAALDSVSEVFSVTGTYDLIAMVRVPRHDDLADVIPGSISKIPGVEATDTHVAFRTYSQHDLEAAFAIGLES, from the coding sequence GTGATCACCGCGATCGTGCTCATCAAGACCAGCGTGGACCGCATCCCCGAGATCGCCGAGTCGATCGCCGCGCTCGACAGCGTCAGCGAGGTCTTCTCGGTGACCGGCACCTACGACCTCATCGCCATGGTCCGCGTGCCCCGTCACGACGACCTGGCGGACGTGATCCCCGGCAGCATCAGCAAGATCCCGGGCGTCGAGGCCACGGACACGCATGTCGCCTTCCGTACGTACTCCCAGCACGATCTGGAGGCGGCCTTCGCCATCGGTCTGGAGTCCTGA
- a CDS encoding rhomboid family intramembrane serine protease yields MIDWRGAVRAVRAVMGAWRGALGGPTVTYGLIAACCLLFVIGPVSGLNPVYGTADELLAAQGVYFRRWGVVPAELMSGDSRALLTPLTALFVHGSWLHLLGNMLFLYVFGAMAEERMGPVGFALFYLGTGYLALVGYAVAHANSEQTLVGASGAISGVLGAFLFLFPRSRVTSLFPFLFFLPLRFPAWIVLIFWFVLQWLAARAAGAGPGVAYLAHVVGFSLGFLYAWGRYRGGDRVKAQTAATEGESQP; encoded by the coding sequence ATGATCGACTGGCGAGGTGCGGTCCGTGCTGTCCGCGCTGTTATGGGGGCCTGGCGCGGCGCCCTCGGTGGCCCCACGGTGACGTACGGACTGATCGCCGCCTGCTGTCTGCTCTTCGTGATCGGCCCGGTCTCCGGTCTCAACCCGGTGTACGGCACGGCGGACGAGCTCCTCGCCGCGCAGGGCGTGTACTTCCGGCGCTGGGGTGTCGTCCCCGCCGAGCTGATGAGCGGCGACTCCCGCGCCCTGCTCACCCCGCTCACCGCGCTCTTCGTCCACGGCAGCTGGCTCCACCTGCTGGGAAACATGCTGTTCCTGTACGTCTTCGGGGCGATGGCCGAGGAGCGCATGGGTCCCGTCGGGTTCGCCCTCTTCTACCTGGGCACGGGCTACCTCGCGCTGGTGGGGTACGCGGTGGCGCACGCGAACAGCGAGCAGACCCTGGTCGGGGCGTCCGGGGCGATCTCCGGGGTGCTCGGGGCCTTTCTCTTCCTCTTCCCGCGCTCCCGGGTCACCAGTCTCTTCCCGTTCCTCTTCTTCCTGCCGCTGCGCTTCCCGGCCTGGATCGTGCTGATCTTCTGGTTCGTGCTCCAGTGGCTGGCCGCCCGAGCCGCCGGCGCCGGTCCCGGCGTCGCCTATCTGGCCCATGTGGTGGGCTTCTCCCTCGGCTTCCTCTACGCCTGGGGGCGCTACCGGGGTGGGGATAGAGTGAAAGCCCAAACCGCGGCGACCGAGGGAGAAAGCCAGCCGTGA
- a CDS encoding NYN domain-containing protein — translation MEQPAHGGEPAGAAGDAAETLDHPLPEGVRRRVVALVADAFGGLTVAELPAPLRQYARFTATRRAKFAGNAMAAALESDPLFRQRIGERFKQGQPELAGAVETGTPPAAADPVDVAAAAYVLRPPGWVKLVAAAGEEALRVDAERADEAGRRELERLREELAAARDRSRDETEQLRRDLETARKEAESLHRKLRSAQSDVKRGEAALRRVQGEIDAAKAEAAAQVSSAESESRRLKARLGEVEAALEASRRTAREGRSVEDMRLRLLLDTVLDAAQGLRRELALPPVSVHPADTVDAVEPGRMSPKDIAARALSETDPALLDQLLALPQAHLVVDGYNVTKTGYPTMPLEKQRLRLLGSLSALAARSGAEVTCVFDGAELAAPVLLAPPRGVRVLFSKPGVTADELIRQLVRAEPPGRPVVVVSTDREVADGVAKAGARPVASALLLKRLSRLS, via the coding sequence GTGGAGCAGCCCGCGCACGGTGGAGAGCCGGCCGGCGCGGCAGGTGACGCTGCCGAGACGCTCGACCACCCACTGCCGGAAGGCGTACGGCGGCGGGTCGTCGCGCTGGTCGCCGACGCCTTCGGCGGGCTGACCGTCGCGGAGCTGCCCGCACCTCTGCGGCAGTACGCCCGGTTCACCGCGACCCGGCGCGCCAAGTTCGCCGGGAACGCCATGGCGGCGGCCCTGGAGAGCGACCCCCTGTTCCGGCAGCGGATCGGCGAGCGCTTCAAGCAGGGCCAGCCCGAACTGGCCGGAGCCGTCGAGACCGGCACCCCGCCCGCCGCCGCCGACCCCGTCGACGTGGCGGCCGCCGCCTATGTGCTGCGCCCGCCGGGCTGGGTCAAGCTCGTGGCCGCCGCGGGCGAGGAGGCGCTGCGCGTCGACGCCGAGCGGGCCGACGAGGCGGGCCGGCGCGAGCTGGAGCGGCTGCGCGAGGAGCTCGCCGCCGCGAGGGACCGCTCCCGGGACGAGACCGAGCAGCTGCGGCGCGACCTGGAGACGGCCCGGAAGGAAGCGGAATCGCTTCACCGCAAGCTGCGCAGTGCCCAGAGCGATGTGAAGCGCGGCGAGGCGGCGCTGCGCCGCGTCCAGGGTGAGATCGACGCGGCGAAGGCCGAGGCGGCGGCCCAGGTGTCGTCCGCCGAGAGCGAGAGCCGGCGGCTCAAGGCCCGGCTCGGCGAGGTCGAGGCGGCCCTGGAGGCGAGCCGCAGGACCGCCCGTGAGGGGCGCTCGGTCGAGGACATGCGACTGCGGCTGCTGCTCGACACCGTGCTCGACGCCGCCCAGGGGCTGCGCCGCGAACTCGCGCTGCCTCCCGTGTCGGTGCACCCGGCGGACACCGTGGACGCGGTGGAGCCGGGCCGGATGTCCCCGAAGGACATCGCGGCGCGGGCGCTCTCCGAGACCGACCCGGCGCTGCTCGACCAGCTCCTCGCGCTCCCGCAGGCCCATCTGGTCGTCGACGGCTACAACGTCACCAAGACCGGCTATCCCACGATGCCGTTGGAGAAGCAGCGGCTGCGGCTGCTCGGCAGCCTGTCGGCCCTCGCGGCCCGCTCGGGCGCCGAGGTCACCTGTGTCTTCGACGGGGCGGAGCTGGCGGCCCCGGTGCTCCTCGCGCCGCCGCGCGGGGTGCGGGTGCTGTTCTCCAAGCCCGGTGTGACCGCCGACGAGTTGATCCGTCAGCTGGTACGGGCGGAGCCGCCGGGCCGGCCGGTCGTGGTGGTCTCCACCGACCGCGAGGTGGCCGACGGGGTGGCGAAGGCCGGGGCGCGCCCCGTGGCGTCCGCCTTGCTGCTGAAGCGGCTTTCGCGGCTCTCCTGA
- a CDS encoding NlpC/P60 family protein — protein sequence MASHRRPKQPSRMRVTVLTATAAAAVALTAQTGAQAAPAKPTIDEVKSKVDKLHHEAEEATEQYNLADERRGKLQEEIGNLQDKVARGQQELNTLRDQIGSVASAQYRSGGIDPALQLFLSADPDTYLDKASAIDQLSAQQADVLTSIQSKQRSLAQQRAEATTKLGDLEDVRKTLGEKKKKFQGKLAEAQKLLNTLTAAEKAKLAEEERKKEQRASRAAGERIDLGNEAPASGFGAAALSAAATQIGKPYVSGAEGPNAYDCSGLTMWAYGKAGVNLTRTTYTQQNDGTKIGRSQLKPGDLVFFNGLSHVGLYAGNNTVLHAPYSGVNVRYESMNTLGSFQFGVRIGG from the coding sequence GTGGCGTCCCACCGTCGACCCAAGCAGCCGAGCCGCATGCGTGTGACCGTACTCACCGCGACCGCGGCCGCCGCCGTAGCGCTCACCGCCCAGACGGGCGCCCAGGCGGCCCCCGCCAAGCCCACGATCGACGAGGTCAAGTCGAAGGTCGACAAGCTGCACCACGAGGCCGAGGAGGCCACGGAGCAGTACAACCTCGCCGACGAGCGCCGCGGCAAGCTGCAGGAGGAGATCGGCAACCTCCAGGACAAGGTGGCCCGGGGCCAGCAGGAGCTCAACACCCTGCGCGACCAGATCGGTTCGGTCGCCAGCGCCCAGTACCGCTCCGGCGGCATCGACCCGGCGCTCCAGCTCTTCCTCTCCGCCGACCCGGACACGTACCTCGACAAGGCGTCCGCGATCGACCAGCTGAGCGCCCAGCAGGCCGACGTCCTCACCTCGATCCAGTCCAAGCAGCGCAGCCTCGCGCAGCAGCGCGCCGAGGCCACCACGAAGCTCGGCGACCTCGAGGACGTCCGCAAGACGCTCGGCGAGAAGAAGAAGAAGTTCCAGGGCAAGCTGGCCGAGGCCCAGAAGCTCCTCAACACCCTCACCGCCGCCGAGAAGGCCAAGCTGGCCGAGGAGGAGCGGAAGAAGGAGCAGCGCGCCAGCCGCGCCGCCGGCGAGCGCATCGACCTCGGCAACGAGGCCCCCGCGTCCGGATTCGGCGCCGCCGCGCTCAGCGCCGCCGCCACCCAGATCGGCAAGCCGTACGTCTCCGGCGCCGAGGGCCCCAACGCGTACGACTGCTCCGGTCTGACGATGTGGGCCTACGGCAAGGCCGGCGTCAACCTCACGCGCACCACGTACACCCAGCAGAACGACGGCACGAAGATCGGCCGCAGCCAGCTCAAGCCGGGCGACCTGGTCTTCTTCAACGGCCTGTCGCACGTGGGCCTGTACGCGGGCAACAACACGGTCCTGCACGCCCCCTACTCGGGCGTCAACGTCCGCTACGAGTCCATGAACACCCTGGGCTCCTTCCAGTTCGGTGTCCGCATCGGCGGCTGA
- a CDS encoding NlpC/P60 family protein, translating to MASHRRPARVTVLTAAAATAAATLGAVPASADPGAGPAATRATVDRLFEEAEKATEGYNRADEKADALRRTVSQAQDSLARGQERINHMRGALGSVAGAQYRSGGIDPALALLLSSDPDSYLDRASALDRITARQGAALGELQREQRRLNQKRSEARTALVELERSRAEVARHKRVVERKLAEARRVLASLTVEERADFDRASRTGGRAEELPPVPEAAPGSSRAAAAVLAARSAVGKPYVWGATGPSAFDCSGLMVWSYGKAGISLPRTSSAQRHAGRQVPLSQAQPGDLVTYRGDASHVGIYAGNGQVIHAPYPGARVRYDPVNMMSHVTVTRV from the coding sequence GTGGCGTCCCACCGCCGACCCGCCAGGGTCACCGTCCTCACCGCCGCCGCGGCCACCGCGGCGGCGACCCTCGGGGCCGTCCCCGCGAGCGCCGACCCCGGGGCCGGACCTGCGGCCACCCGTGCCACGGTGGACCGCCTCTTCGAGGAGGCCGAGAAGGCCACCGAGGGCTACAACCGGGCGGACGAGAAGGCGGACGCGCTGCGCCGGACGGTCTCCCAGGCCCAGGACAGCCTCGCCCGGGGCCAGGAGCGCATCAACCACATGCGGGGCGCGCTCGGTTCGGTCGCCGGCGCCCAGTACCGCTCCGGCGGCATCGACCCCGCCCTCGCCCTGCTGCTCTCCTCCGACCCGGACAGCTACCTCGACCGGGCCTCCGCGCTCGACCGGATCACCGCCCGCCAGGGCGCCGCGCTCGGAGAACTCCAGCGGGAGCAGCGCCGGCTGAACCAGAAGCGGTCCGAGGCCCGTACGGCCCTGGTCGAGCTGGAGCGCAGCCGGGCCGAGGTCGCCCGTCACAAGCGCGTCGTCGAGCGCAAGCTCGCCGAGGCCCGCCGGGTCCTCGCGAGCCTCACCGTCGAGGAGCGCGCCGACTTCGACCGGGCCTCGCGCACCGGCGGACGCGCGGAGGAGCTGCCTCCGGTGCCCGAGGCCGCCCCGGGCTCCTCGCGGGCCGCCGCCGCCGTGCTCGCCGCCCGCAGCGCGGTCGGCAAGCCGTACGTGTGGGGGGCGACCGGACCCTCCGCCTTCGACTGCTCGGGCCTGATGGTCTGGTCGTACGGGAAGGCCGGGATCAGCCTGCCGCGGACCTCCTCCGCGCAGCGGCACGCGGGCCGGCAGGTGCCGCTCTCGCAGGCGCAGCCCGGTGACCTCGTCACGTACCGCGGCGACGCCAGCCATGTGGGGATCTACGCTGGCAACGGCCAGGTCATCCACGCCCCCTACCCGGGCGCGCGGGTCCGCTACGACCCGGTGAACATGATGTCGCACGTGACGGTGACCCGGGTCTGA
- a CDS encoding PadR family transcriptional regulator encodes MLELSILGFLSEKPLHGYELKERIHGLSGHVRPVSDGALYPAITRLVKNGLVDSRTEPGASAAPRRTLSLTADGRRELQARLRTPKDAEITDGQRFFTLLAFLGHLPDPADQAAVLRRRQEFLNAPASFFYEDGTPVVAEREPDLFRRGMLRIARATGTAEKAWLTEALAELEGREPPAGP; translated from the coding sequence GTGCTGGAGCTGTCGATCCTGGGTTTCCTGTCCGAGAAGCCCCTGCACGGCTACGAGCTGAAGGAGCGCATCCACGGCCTCAGCGGCCATGTGCGCCCCGTCAGCGACGGCGCCCTCTACCCGGCGATCACCCGCCTGGTGAAGAACGGCCTGGTGGACAGCCGTACGGAACCGGGCGCGAGCGCGGCCCCCCGCCGGACCCTCTCCCTCACCGCCGACGGACGCCGGGAGCTGCAGGCCCGGCTGCGCACCCCCAAGGACGCGGAGATCACCGACGGCCAACGCTTCTTCACCCTGCTCGCCTTCCTCGGCCACCTGCCGGATCCCGCGGACCAGGCGGCCGTCCTCCGCCGCCGCCAGGAGTTCCTGAACGCCCCGGCCAGCTTCTTCTACGAGGACGGGACCCCGGTCGTCGCCGAGCGGGAGCCGGACCTCTTCCGCCGGGGCATGCTGCGGATCGCCCGTGCGACGGGCACGGCCGAGAAGGCCTGGCTGACGGAGGCCCTGGCCGAACTGGAGGGCCGGGAGCCCCCGGCCGGCCCCTGA